A stretch of Gossypium hirsutum isolate 1008001.06 chromosome A06, Gossypium_hirsutum_v2.1, whole genome shotgun sequence DNA encodes these proteins:
- the LOC121230489 gene encoding uncharacterized protein yields MERERMATESSKQLKDRCKWLEEKFRVLEGASNHHIDAKDLNSLVGVAARWYNQLSSARIGSWRDLAQVFMQQYNHVTDMTLDRITLQNMEKKPNECFRQYTQRWREVAMQAPFITHMIRSTVKSFADIVMAGEMIENAIKDGKIEGEMAKRSTPRRKDNEVNNMNSFNSRAITVGQPKAAAVNQQSTQRQESGTRQNSKRMQFMPIPVTYRELYQSLYDAHAIAPFHLKPLQPPYPKWYDANAKCEYHTGIPGHLIENCIGFKKAVERLIKIRIVKFYNTPNAENPLLDHGNQGVNAIDETREGRIKEDVAKVKTPMKVIWEEMVKRGMLTSRKGRERMGNYCEFHGEGSSCKRQICVLENERQGTSRPRMIISFPWNNEVGAQTGPKVVIHKPTPFPYKDDKRVPWSYDCSVIVLERESIASASRGVQNEGSHTRSGKRYDEGAIRVEPTKTKDVDVEKKKEVKVPVKKLVNEEEAKEFLKFLKHSEYSVVEQLHRQPACISVLALLLSSKVHRDALLKSHKDGPENDDGEGSITRKRTRKTVARRGSNPKTV; encoded by the exons ATGGAGAGGGAAAGAATGGCAACCGAATCTTCAAAACAGTTGAAGGATCGTTGCAAGTGGTTGgaggagaagtttagggttttagaaggCGCTAGCAATCATCAtattgatgccaaagacttaa ATAGCTTAGTAGGAGTagcggctaggtggtacaatcagttaAGCAGTGCAAGAATcggttcatggagagatcttgcaCAAGTCTTTATGCaacagtacaaccatgtgactgatatgacgcTGGACAGGATCAcgcttcaaaacatggagaaaaagcctaatgaatgTTTTAGGCAATACACACAACGATGGAGGGAagtggcaatgcaa gcgccattcatcactcacatgattaGAAGCACCGTGAAAAGTTTTgcggatatagttatggcaggagagatgattgagaatgccataaaGGATGGTAAAATTGAGGGGGAAATGGCTAAAAGATCGACCCCAAGGAGAAAGGACAACGAGGTGAATAACATGAATAGTTTCAACTCGagggcaatcacagttggtcaacccaaaGCAGCCGCGGTCAACCAACAAAGTACTCAAAGACAGGAATCGGGCACAAGACAGAATTCGAAAAGGATGCAATTCATGCCTATCcctgtgacgtatcgtgagctttatcaaagcttatacgatgcacatgctaTTGCTCCATTCCACTTGAAACCGCTACAGCCACCgtaccctaaatggtatgatgcaaatgctaaatgCGAATATCATACGGGAATACCGGGGCATTTGATTGAAAACTGCATCGGATTCAAGAAGGCCGTGGAGAGGCTTATCAAGATAAGGATTGTTAAATTCTACAATACCCCTAATGCTGAAAATCCATTACTAGATCATGGCAATCAAGGAgtaaatgccattgatgaaactagggAAGGAAGAATCAAGGAAGATGTTGCTAAGGTGAAGACACCCATGAAAGTAATATGGGAGGAGATGGTGAAGAGAGGTATGTTGACATCTAGAAAAGGTAGAGAAAGAATGGGGAACTATTGTGAATTCCATGGAGAG GGTAGTTCTTGCAAAAGACAAATATGTGTGCTGGAAAATGAACGACAAGGAACCAGCCGACCAAGAATGATTATTTCCTTTCCATGGAATAATGAAGTGGGGGCGCAAACCGGGCCCAAGGTCGTCATCCATAAACCcactcctttcccttacaaggatgacAAGAGGGTGCCATGGAGCTATGACTGTAGTGTAATAGTACTTGAAAGGGAGAGTATAGCTAGTGCGTCTAGGGGCGTACAAAATGAAGGTTCCCATACACGAagtgggaagcgttatgatgAGGGGGCCATCAGAGTGGAGCCCACAAAAACAAAGGATGTTGACGTTGAGAAGAAGAAAGAGGTTAAAGTCCCTGTCAAGAAGCTAGTAAATGAGGAGGAGGCTAAGGAgtttctaaagttccttaagcatagcgagtatagtgtggtcgagcagttgcATAGGCAGCCAGCATGTATATCAGTATTAGCCTTACTTCTGAGTTCTAAGGTGCATCGGGATGCATTGTTGAAG AGCCACAAGGATGGCCCTGAAAATGATGATGGGGAAGGGAGCATTACCAGGAAAAGGACTAGGAAGACAGTTGCAAGGAGgggttcaaatcccaaaactgtttga